A window of Peromyscus eremicus chromosome 7, PerEre_H2_v1, whole genome shotgun sequence contains these coding sequences:
- the Rrp9 gene encoding U3 small nucleolar RNA-interacting protein 2 isoform X2, translated as MSTAVATRKRAKPAPRSGAAAGASKRRRKVDSAGDRGKAKNGGKMNEEISSDSESESVAPRKTEEEEEEEELEETAQEKKLRLAKLYLEQLRQQEEEKAEARAFEEDQVAGRLKEDVLEQRGRLQKSVAKEIQAPAPTDIRVLRGHQLSITCLVITPDDLAIFSAAKDCTIIKWSVESGRKLRVIPRAKKGTQGQPSGHSSHILCMAISSDGKYLASGDRSKLILIWEAQSCQHLYTFTGHRDAVSGLAFRRGTHQLYSTSHDRSVKVWNVAENSYVETLFGHQDAVAALDALSRECCVTAGGRDGTVRVWKIPEESQLVFYGHQGSIDCIHLINEEHMVSGADDGSVALWGLSKKRPLALQREAHGLHGEPGLEQPFWVSSVAALLNTDLVATGSHNACVRLWQCGEGFRQLDPLCDIPLVGFINSLKFSSAGDFLVAGVGQEHRLGRWWRIKEARNSVCIIPLRRVPAPPVAGS; from the exons ATGTCCACCGCCGTGGCGACTCGTAAGCGGGCAAAGCCGGCCCCCCGGTCCGGGGCCGCTGCGGGGGCCAGCAAGCGGCGGCGAAAG GTCGACTCTGCTGGGGACAGGGGCAAAGCCAAGAATGGCGGCAAGATGAATGAAGAAATCTCCAGCGATTCTGAGAGCGAGAG TGTGGCTCCaaggaaaacagaggaagaggaggaggaagaggagctggaggagactGCGCAGGAGAAGAAGCTACGCTTGGCCAAACTCTACCTTGAACAGCTCAGGCAGCAAG aggaggagaaggctgAAGCCCGTGCATTTGAGGAGGATCAGGTGGCGGGGCGCTTGAAGGAGGACGTG CTCGAGCAGAGAGGCAGATTACAGAAATCGGTGGCAAAGGAG ATCCAGGCCCCAGCTCCCACCGACATTCGAGTTTTACGGGGCCACCAGCTCTCCATCACGTGCTTGGTTATCACTCCCGACGACCTGGCCATCTTCTCCGCCGCCAAAGACTGCACCATCATTAAGT GGAGTGTAGAGAGTGGGCGGAAGCTGCGTGTGATTCCCCGAGCCAAGAAGGGGACCCAGGGGCAGCCTTCAGGCCACAGCAGCCACATCCTCTGCATGGCCATCTCCTCTGATGGCAAGTACCTT GCCTCTGGTGACCGTAGCAAACTCATTCTAATTTGGGAGGCCCAGAGCTGCCAGCACCTGTACACCTTCACTGGACACCGGGACGCTGTGTCG GGACTGGCCTTCCGAAGAGGTACCCACCAGCTCTACAGCACTTCCCACGACCGCTCTGTGAAGGTGTGGAACGTAGCAGAGAACTCCTACGTGGAGACTCT CTTCGGGCACCAGGATGCTGTGGCTGCATTGGATGCCCTGAGCCGAGAGTGCTGTGTGACAGCTGGGGGCCGGGATGGGACTGTGCGGGTGTGGAAGATCCCAGAGGAATCCCAGCTTGTCTTCTATGGCCACCA GGGCTCCATTGACTGTATTCATCTGATCAATGAGGAGCACATGGTGTCCGGTGCGGATGATGG CTCGGTGGCCTTGTGGGGCCTCTCCAAGAAACGGCCACTTGCCCTCCAGCGGGAAGCTCACGGGCTGCAtggggagccaggcctggagcaACCCTTCTGGGTATCATCAGTGGCAGCCCTACTCAATACAGATCTTGTGGCCACAG GCTCCCACAATGCCTGCGTGCGGCTTTGGCAGTGTGGAGAGGGTTTCCGGCAGCTTGACCCTCTTTGTGACATCCCCCTG GTTGGTTTTATCAACAGCCTCAAGTTCTCCAGTGCCGGGGATTTCCTGGTGGCTGGAGTAGGACAGGAGCACAG GCTTGGCCGATGGTGGAGGATCAAAGAGGCTCGGAACTCAGTCTGCATCATCCCACTCCGCAGAGTCCCTGCGCCCCCTGTTGCCGGCTCCTGA
- the Gpr62 gene encoding G-protein coupled receptor 62: MANNTGMSATELAGSVGLILAVLVEVGAVLGNGTLLVVVLRTPGLQDAFYLAHLCVVDLLAAASIMPLGLLAGPPGLGSVPLDPSSCRAARFLSAALLPACTLGVAALGLARYRLIVHPLRPGARPAPALVLTAVWAAAALLGALSLLGPPPAPPPAPARCSVLAGGLGPFRPLWALLAFALPALLLLAAYGSIFLVARRAALRPPRGTRLRSDSLDSRLSFLPSLRPRLPGGKAALAPALAVGQFAACWLPYGCACLAPAARAAAAEAAVTWVAYSAFAAHPFLYGLLQRPVRLALGRLTRRALPRPPKVRMPQAWHPRTLLLRLQGLRKDPALGPSEAPEQTPELAGQSSSVSEAT, from the coding sequence ATGGCTAACAACACGGGGATGAGCGCCACCGAACTCGCGGGCTCGGTGGGGTTGATCCTGGCGGTTCTCGTAGAAGTGGGGGCCGTGCTGGGCAACGGCACGCTGCTCGTGGTGGTGCTGCGCACGCCCGGGCTGCAAGATGCCTTCTACCTGGCGCACCTGTGCGTTGTGGACCTGCTGGCCGCCGCCTCCATCATGCCTCTGGGCCTGCTAGCCGGGCCGCCCGGGCTGGGCAGTGTGCCCCTGGACCCCTCATCGTGCCGCGCGGCACGCTTCCTCTCGGCGGCTCTGCTCCCCGCCTGCACGCTCGGCGTGGCTGCGCTCGGACTGGCGCGCTACCGCCTCATAGTGCACCCGCTGCGGCCAGGCGCGCGACCGGCACCGGCGCTAGTGCTCACCGCGGTGTGGGCGGCGGCCGCGCTCCTGGGCGCGCTCTCCTTGCTCGGGCCACCTCCCGCGCCGCCTCCGGCTCCGGCTCGCTGCTCCGTGCTGGCCGGGGGGCTCGGGCCCTTCCGGCCGCTCTGGGCGCTGCTGGCCTTCGCACTGCCCGCCCTCCTGCTGCTGGCCGCCTACGGCAGCATCTTCCTGGTGGCGCGGCGCGCCGCCCTCCGGCCCCCGCGAGGGACCCGGCTCCGCTCCGACTCTCTGGACAGCCGCCTCTCCTTCTTGCCATCCCTCCGGCCACGTCTACCCGGGGGCAAGGCGGCCCTGGCCCCAGCTCTGGCCGTGGGCCAGTTTGCAGCCTGCTGGCTGCCTTATGGCTGTGCGTGCTTGGCGCCCGCGGCGCGCGCTGCAGCAGCCGAGGCGGCGGTCACCTGGGTAGCCTACTCCGCCTTCGCGGCTCACCCCTTCCTCTATGGCCTGCTGCAGCGCCCGGTGCGCTTGGCGCTGGGCCGCCTCACTCGCCGGGCGCTGCCTCGGCCCCCGAAAGTCCGCATGCCGCAGGCCTGGCACCCGCGGACACTCCTTCTGCGCCTCCAGGGACTTCGCAAGGACCCTGCCCTAGGCCCTTCCGAGGCACCAGAACAGACCCCAGAACTGGCAGGACAGAGCTCGAGTGTGTCAGAGGCCACCTGA
- the Rrp9 gene encoding U3 small nucleolar RNA-interacting protein 2 isoform X1: protein MSTAVATRKRAKPAPRSGAAAGASKRRRKVDSAGDRGKAKNGGKMNEEISSDSESESVAPRKTEEEEEEEELEETAQEKKLRLAKLYLEQLRQQEEEKAEARAFEEDQVAGRLKEDVLEQRGRLQKSVAKEIQAPAPTDIRVLRGHQLSITCLVITPDDLAIFSAAKDCTIIKWSVESGRKLRVIPRAKKGTQGQPSGHSSHILCMAISSDGKYLASGDRSKLILIWEAQSCQHLYTFTGHRDAVSGLAFRRGTHQLYSTSHDRSVKVWNVAENSYVETLFGHQDAVAALDALSRECCVTAGGRDGTVRVWKIPEESQLVFYGHQGSIDCIHLINEEHMVSGADDGSVALWGLSKKRPLALQREAHGLHGEPGLEQPFWVSSVAALLNTDLVATGSHNACVRLWQCGEGFRQLDPLCDIPLVSGKCRSLSLPDSGGPWKELFLLFPRKGVTSEQGHLLSQILAGTPSSLLLYPLPLHPVLSWL from the exons ATGTCCACCGCCGTGGCGACTCGTAAGCGGGCAAAGCCGGCCCCCCGGTCCGGGGCCGCTGCGGGGGCCAGCAAGCGGCGGCGAAAG GTCGACTCTGCTGGGGACAGGGGCAAAGCCAAGAATGGCGGCAAGATGAATGAAGAAATCTCCAGCGATTCTGAGAGCGAGAG TGTGGCTCCaaggaaaacagaggaagaggaggaggaagaggagctggaggagactGCGCAGGAGAAGAAGCTACGCTTGGCCAAACTCTACCTTGAACAGCTCAGGCAGCAAG aggaggagaaggctgAAGCCCGTGCATTTGAGGAGGATCAGGTGGCGGGGCGCTTGAAGGAGGACGTG CTCGAGCAGAGAGGCAGATTACAGAAATCGGTGGCAAAGGAG ATCCAGGCCCCAGCTCCCACCGACATTCGAGTTTTACGGGGCCACCAGCTCTCCATCACGTGCTTGGTTATCACTCCCGACGACCTGGCCATCTTCTCCGCCGCCAAAGACTGCACCATCATTAAGT GGAGTGTAGAGAGTGGGCGGAAGCTGCGTGTGATTCCCCGAGCCAAGAAGGGGACCCAGGGGCAGCCTTCAGGCCACAGCAGCCACATCCTCTGCATGGCCATCTCCTCTGATGGCAAGTACCTT GCCTCTGGTGACCGTAGCAAACTCATTCTAATTTGGGAGGCCCAGAGCTGCCAGCACCTGTACACCTTCACTGGACACCGGGACGCTGTGTCG GGACTGGCCTTCCGAAGAGGTACCCACCAGCTCTACAGCACTTCCCACGACCGCTCTGTGAAGGTGTGGAACGTAGCAGAGAACTCCTACGTGGAGACTCT CTTCGGGCACCAGGATGCTGTGGCTGCATTGGATGCCCTGAGCCGAGAGTGCTGTGTGACAGCTGGGGGCCGGGATGGGACTGTGCGGGTGTGGAAGATCCCAGAGGAATCCCAGCTTGTCTTCTATGGCCACCA GGGCTCCATTGACTGTATTCATCTGATCAATGAGGAGCACATGGTGTCCGGTGCGGATGATGG CTCGGTGGCCTTGTGGGGCCTCTCCAAGAAACGGCCACTTGCCCTCCAGCGGGAAGCTCACGGGCTGCAtggggagccaggcctggagcaACCCTTCTGGGTATCATCAGTGGCAGCCCTACTCAATACAGATCTTGTGGCCACAG GCTCCCACAATGCCTGCGTGCGGCTTTGGCAGTGTGGAGAGGGTTTCCGGCAGCTTGACCCTCTTTGTGACATCCCCCTGGTAAGTGGGAAATGCAGAAGCCTGTCTTTGCCAGACTCTGGGGGCCCCTGGAAGGAGCTTTTTCTGCTCTTCCCACGCAAAGGAGTCACTTCAGAGCAAGGCCACTTACTGTCACAGATCCTGGCAGggactccctcttccctccttctctatCCCCTGCCCCTCCACCCTGTCCTGTCCTGGCTTTGA
- the Pcbp4 gene encoding poly(rC)-binding protein 4 isoform X1 — protein MSSSDAGLEEEPELSITLTLRMLMHGKEVGSIIGKKGETVKRIREQSSARITISEGSCPERITTITGSTAAVFHAVSMIAFKLDEDLCAAPTNGGSVSRPPVTLRLVIPASQCGSLIGKAGTKIKEIRETTGAQVQVAGDLLPNSTERAVTVSGVPDAIILCVRQICAVILESPPKGATIPYHPSLSLGTVLLSANQGFSVQGQYGAVAPAEVTKLQQLSGHAVPFASPSVVPGLDPSTQTSSQEFLVPNDLIGCVIGRQGSKISEIRQMSGAHIKIGNQAEGAGERHVTITGSPVSIALAQYLITACLETAKSTSGGTPGSAPADLPTPFSPPLTALPTAPPGLLGTPYAISLSNFIGLKPVPFLALPPASPGPPPGLAAYTAKMAAANGSKKAERQKFSPY, from the exons ATGAGCAGTTCAGATGCGGggctggaagaggagccagagcTTAGCATCACCCTCACGCTGCGGATGCTGATGCATGGGAAG GAGGTGGGCAGCATCATTGGGAAG AAGGGAGAGACTGTAAAGCGAATCCGGGAGCAG AGCAGTGCCAGGATCACCATCTCCGAGGGCTCCTGCCCTGAGCGAATCACTACCATCACTGGATCGACAGCCGCCGTGTTCCATGCGGTCTCCATGATTGCCTTCAAGCTGGATGAG gACCTTTGTGCTGCCCCTACAAATGGTGGCAGTGTCTCCAGGCCTCCAGTGACCTTGCGCCTTGTCATCCCTGCCAGCCAGTGTGGATCACTGATTGGGAAGGCAGGTACCAAAATCAAGGAGATCCGAGAG ACTACGGGAGCCCAGGTACAGGTGGCAGGGGACCTGCTACCCAATTCCACAGAGCGTGCTGTCACCGTCTCTGGGGTACCTGATGCCATCATCCTGTGCGTGCGCCAGATCTGTGCTGTTATTCTGGAG TCCCCACCCAAAGGAGCCACTATCCCATATCATCCAAGCCTCTCCCTAGGTACTGTCCTCCTCTCCGCCAACCAG ggtttctctgtccaggGTCAGTATGGAGCAGTGGCTCCTGCAGAG GTCACCAAGCTCCAGCAGCTCTCAGGCCATGCAGTTCCCTTCGCCTCACCCAGTGTGGTACCAG GACTGGATCCCAGCACACAGACCAGCTCGCAGGAGTTCCTGGTTCCCAACGAT CTGATTGGCTGTGTGATCGGACGCCAGGGCAGCAAGATCAGCGAGATCCGGCAGATGTCAGGGGCACATATTAAGATTGGGAACCAAGCAGAGGGTGCTGGGGAGCGGCATGTGACCATCACTGGCTCACCGGTCTCCATTGCCCTGGCTCAGTACCTCATCACTGCCTG TCTAGAGACGGCCAAGTCTACCTCTGGGGGGACACCTGGCTCAGCCCCCGCAGACCTGCCCACCCCTTTCTCGCCACCCCTGACGGCCCTGCCCACAGCTCCCCCAGGCCTGCTGGGCACACCTTATGCCATCTCCCTCTCCAACTTCATCGGCCTCAAGCCTGTGCCCTTCCTGGCTCTACCACCTGCTTCCCCAGGGCCACCGCCGGGCTTGGCGGCCTACACTGCCAAGATGGCAGCGGCCAATGGGAGCAAGAAAGCTGAACGGCAGAAATTCTCCCCCTACTGA
- the Parp3 gene encoding protein mono-ADP-ribosyltransferase PARP3 has protein sequence MAPKRKSSVQTEGSKKGRLETGEEDSFRSTAEALKAAPADQRIIRVDPACPFSHNPKIQVYEDYDCTLNQTNIGNNNNKFYIIQLLEEDGRFICWNRWGRVGEPGQTKMTHFACLEDAKKDFEKKFREKTKNKWEERSHFVAHPSKYTLIEVQGEAEDQEAVVKVDGGQVRTVVKPCSLDPATQKLITNIFSKEMFKNSMTLMNLDVKKMPLGKLSKQQIAKGFEALEALEEAIKKPTGGGQSLEELSSRFYTIIPHNFGRSRPPPITSPEILQAKKDMLLVLADIELAQTLQAAPGEEEKLEEVPHPLDRDYQVLKCQLQLLDSGEPEYKAIQTYLEQTGNSCSCPALRHVWKVNRAGEGDRFQAHSKLSNRRLLWHGTNVAVVAAILTSGLRIMPHSGGRVGKGIYFASENSKSASYVTAMQCGDHQVGYMFLGEVALGKEHHITLDAPSLKSPPPGFDSVVARGRTEPDPTQDIELELDGQQVVVPQGRPLPCPSFKSSSFSQSEYLIYKESQCRLRYLLEIHL, from the exons ATGGCTCCCAAACGAAAGTCTTCAGTGCAGACGGAGGGTTCCAAGAAGGGGCGACTGGAGACAGGGGAGGAGGACAGTTTCCGCTCCACTGCCGAGGCTCTCAAAGCAGCTCCTGCAGATCAGCGCATCATCCGTGTGGACCCCGCATGTCCATTCAGCCACAACCCCAAAATTCAG GTCTATGAGGACTATGACTGTACCCTGAACCAGACCAACATTGGCAACAACAATAATAAGTTCTACATCATCCAGCTGCTGGAGGAGGACGGTCGCTTCATCTGCTGGAATCGCTGGGGCCGAGTG GGAGAGCCGGGGCAGACCAAGATGACCCACTTCGCCTGCCTGGAAGATGCAAAGAAGGACTTTGAGAAGAAATTTCGGGAGAAGACTAAGAACAAATGGGAGGAGCGGAGCCACTTTGTGGCCCATCCCAGCAAGTACACGCTTATCGAAGTGCAGGGAGAAGCCGAGGACCAAGAGGCGGTCGTCAAG GTGGACGGAGGGCAAGTGAGGACTGTGGTTAAGCCCTGCTCTCTAGACCCCGCCACCCAGAAGCTCATCACTAACATCTTCAGCAAAGAGATGTTCAAGAACTCGATGACCCTCATGAACCTGG ATGTGAAGAAGATGCCCTTGGGAAAGCTGAGCAAGCAGCAGATTGCAAAGGGCTTTGAGGCCTTGGAAGCTCTAGAGGAGGCCATTAAAAAGCCCACAGGTGGTGGCCAGAGCCTAGAGGAGCTGTCTTCCCGCTTCTACACCATCATCCCACACAACTTCGGCCGCAGCCGGCCCCCGCCCATCACCTCCCCCGAGATTCTTCAGGCCAAGAAGGACATGCTGCTG GTGCTGGCGGACATCGAGCTTGCCCAGACCTTGCAGGCAGCccctggggaggaggagaaactgGAGGAAGTGCCACACCCACTGGACCGAGATTACCAGGTCCTCAAGTGCCAGCTTCAACTGTTGGACTCTGGAGAGCCCGAGTACAAG GCAATACAGACCTACCTAGAACAGACCGGTAACAGCTGCAGCTGCCCAGCTCTGCGACACGTTTGGAAAGTGAACAGAGCAGGGGAG GGAGACAGGTTCCAGGCCCACTCCAAACTGAGCAACCGGAGGCTGCTGTGGCATGGTACCAACGTGGCCGTGGTGGCTGCTATCCTGACCAGTGGGCTCCGAATCATGCCGCACTCAGGTGGCCGTGTTGGCAAGGGTATCTATTTTGCCTCGGAGAACAGCAAGTCAGCTAGCTATG TTACTGCCATGCAGTGTGGGGACCACCAGGTGGGCTACATGTTCCTGGGCGAGGTGGCCCTAGGCAAAGAGCACCACATCACCTTGGATGCTCCCAGCTTGAAGAGTCCACCCCCTGGCTTTGACAGTGTCGTCGCCCGAGGCCGCACAGAGCCTG ATCCCACCCAGGACATTGAACTAGAGCTGGATGGGCAGCAGGTGGTGGTGCCTCAAGGTCGACCTCTGCCATGCCCATCGTTCAAAAGCTCCAGCTTCAGCCAGAGTGAGTACCTCATATACAAGGAAAGTCAGTGCCGTCTGCGCTACCTGCTGGAGATCCACCTCTGA
- the Pcbp4 gene encoding poly(rC)-binding protein 4 isoform X2, whose protein sequence is MSSSDAGLEEEPELSITLTLRMLMHGKEVGSIIGKKGETVKRIREQSSARITISEGSCPERITTITGSTAAVFHAVSMIAFKLDEDLCAAPTNGGSVSRPPVTLRLVIPASQCGSLIGKAGTKIKEIRETTGAQVQVAGDLLPNSTERAVTVSGVPDAIILCVRQICAVILESPPKGATIPYHPSLSLGTVLLSANQGFSVQGQYGAVAPAEVTKLQQLSGHAVPFASPSVVPGLDPSTQTSSQEFLVPNDLIGCVIGRQGSKISEIRQMSGAHIKIGNQAEGAGERHVTITGSPVSIALAQYLITAWATAGLGGLHCQDGSGQWEQES, encoded by the exons ATGAGCAGTTCAGATGCGGggctggaagaggagccagagcTTAGCATCACCCTCACGCTGCGGATGCTGATGCATGGGAAG GAGGTGGGCAGCATCATTGGGAAG AAGGGAGAGACTGTAAAGCGAATCCGGGAGCAG AGCAGTGCCAGGATCACCATCTCCGAGGGCTCCTGCCCTGAGCGAATCACTACCATCACTGGATCGACAGCCGCCGTGTTCCATGCGGTCTCCATGATTGCCTTCAAGCTGGATGAG gACCTTTGTGCTGCCCCTACAAATGGTGGCAGTGTCTCCAGGCCTCCAGTGACCTTGCGCCTTGTCATCCCTGCCAGCCAGTGTGGATCACTGATTGGGAAGGCAGGTACCAAAATCAAGGAGATCCGAGAG ACTACGGGAGCCCAGGTACAGGTGGCAGGGGACCTGCTACCCAATTCCACAGAGCGTGCTGTCACCGTCTCTGGGGTACCTGATGCCATCATCCTGTGCGTGCGCCAGATCTGTGCTGTTATTCTGGAG TCCCCACCCAAAGGAGCCACTATCCCATATCATCCAAGCCTCTCCCTAGGTACTGTCCTCCTCTCCGCCAACCAG ggtttctctgtccaggGTCAGTATGGAGCAGTGGCTCCTGCAGAG GTCACCAAGCTCCAGCAGCTCTCAGGCCATGCAGTTCCCTTCGCCTCACCCAGTGTGGTACCAG GACTGGATCCCAGCACACAGACCAGCTCGCAGGAGTTCCTGGTTCCCAACGAT CTGATTGGCTGTGTGATCGGACGCCAGGGCAGCAAGATCAGCGAGATCCGGCAGATGTCAGGGGCACATATTAAGATTGGGAACCAAGCAGAGGGTGCTGGGGAGCGGCATGTGACCATCACTGGCTCACCGGTCTCCATTGCCCTGGCTCAGTACCTCATCACTGCCTG GGCCACCGCCGGGCTTGGCGGCCTACACTGCCAAGATGGCAGCGGCCAATGGGAGCAAGAAAGCTGA